A stretch of the Uranotaenia lowii strain MFRU-FL chromosome 3, ASM2978415v1, whole genome shotgun sequence genome encodes the following:
- the LOC129758759 gene encoding uncharacterized protein LOC129758759 codes for MLRLSCLCVLLVAVGLTLAEAPLPGGSNGGGGGYQQVSSGPQTSDGQRVDPELLEMLKMLLLQHESEQSNGNGNGGSSGQFGSYGPPAGSSSQGRVTGIDLEDPRQSKQVAEFWQGGQEQAPPSGSYGAPSGSYGAPVGRK; via the exons ATGCTTAGGCTTAGTTGTTTG TGCGTGTTGCTGGTAGCAGTGGGATTAACTCTTGCTGAGGCTCCACTTCCGGGAGGAAGTAATGGAGGGGGAGGCGGATATCAGCAGGTGTCCAGCGGTCCACAAACCTCCGATGGTCAGCGTGTGGATCCGGAACTTCTGGAAATGCTGAAAATGCTCTTGCTGCAGCACGAAAGTGAACAATCGAATGGAAATGGCAACGGCGGAAGTTCGGGACAGTTTGGATCATACGGTCCGCCAGCTGGAAGCAGTTCACAGGGTCGAGTCACCGGAATCGATCTGGAAGATCCACGACAGAGTAAGCAGGTCGCTGAGTTCTGGCAGGGAGGTCAGGAACAGGCTCCTCCATCCGGTAGCTATGGTGCCCCAAGTGGTTCTTATGGTGCTCCCGTAGGTAGGAAATGA